One part of the Mariniblastus fucicola genome encodes these proteins:
- a CDS encoding TraR/DksA family transcriptional regulator, which produces MAKMKKAEVKPFKELLLNLRARLRGDVSTLANSALSSGGSGGSGSSSVPSHMADMGSDTFEQDNTILLMNSEGETLTAVEGALERIEEGVYGSCLECSGKIPKTRLKAIPYTPHCVKCASELEDGNY; this is translated from the coding sequence ATGGCAAAGATGAAAAAGGCGGAAGTGAAGCCTTTCAAGGAGTTGCTGCTGAATCTTCGAGCAAGATTGCGTGGAGACGTGAGCACGCTCGCGAATTCGGCACTGTCTTCTGGCGGTTCCGGCGGTTCGGGCTCTTCTTCGGTCCCCAGTCATATGGCGGACATGGGAAGTGACACGTTCGAACAGGACAACACGATCCTGTTGATGAACAGCGAAGGCGAAACTCTGACCGCGGTCGAAGGTGCTCTTGAACGGATTGAAGAGGGTGTTTATGGTTCTTGCCTTGAATGCTCTGGGAAAATCCCAAAGACTCGACTCAAAGCGATTCCCTATACTCCGCATTGCGTGAAGTGTGCCAGTGAACTCGAAGACGGCAATTATTAA
- a CDS encoding inositol monophosphatase family protein → MSQSESTQRYELAQQIAKSAGKVTLNWFQTDRFEVEKKADRSPLTIADRESEKHLREQIAKHFPDDSIVGEEFGVTEGSSPWRWILDPIDGTKSFISGVPLYGTMVAVDRAIEGSDDRECLIGSVYLPGLDEGIHAMKGQGAWHFRGTETPTKASVSTTTEIADAVMATSQAETFGEVGAADAWNRLAKEVYFCRTWGDVYGYLLLATGRIEVMTDAILNIWDAAAVMPIVEEAGGVFTDFRGERKIDSGNAMASNGPFHDRLLEIVGAKTE, encoded by the coding sequence TTGAGCCAATCTGAATCCACACAGCGATATGAACTCGCGCAGCAAATTGCAAAGTCCGCGGGCAAAGTCACTTTGAACTGGTTTCAAACCGACCGCTTTGAAGTTGAAAAGAAAGCCGACCGCTCGCCGTTGACGATTGCCGATCGTGAATCGGAAAAGCATCTTCGCGAACAAATCGCCAAACACTTTCCTGACGATTCGATTGTGGGTGAAGAGTTCGGAGTGACCGAAGGCAGTTCTCCGTGGAGGTGGATTCTTGACCCGATCGACGGGACGAAGTCTTTCATTTCCGGCGTGCCACTTTACGGAACCATGGTCGCGGTTGATCGAGCCATCGAAGGCAGTGACGATCGCGAATGTCTGATCGGTTCGGTTTATCTTCCCGGCCTCGACGAAGGCATCCACGCGATGAAAGGGCAGGGTGCCTGGCACTTCCGTGGTACTGAAACGCCGACAAAAGCGAGCGTTTCGACAACGACAGAAATCGCCGATGCGGTCATGGCGACATCCCAGGCGGAAACATTCGGCGAGGTCGGAGCAGCGGACGCGTGGAATCGCCTCGCGAAAGAAGTCTATTTTTGCCGCACTTGGGGCGACGTTTATGGCTACTTGCTGTTGGCCACAGGTCGAATCGAAGTGATGACTGACGCGATACTGAACATTTGGGACGCCGCCGCAGTGATGCCGATCGTTGAGGAAGCTGGCGGGGTTTTCACTGACTTTCGTGGCGAACGAAAAATCGACAGCGGCAATGCGATGGCCAGCAACGGTCCGTTCCACGATCGCCTGCTTGAAATCGTTGGTGCG
- a CDS encoding GNAT family N-acetyltransferase, protein MYDPIRFATAEDAESIADFQIAMALETENKTLCPDEVLTAVKSVFADTQKGFYLVADVDSEVVGSLMITYEWSDWRNCNMWYIQSVFVKPANRGKGLFSQMFHKVVELAKKENAMYVRLYVETENEKAQAAYENLGMKRMPYFMYDMKVE, encoded by the coding sequence ATGTACGATCCCATTCGCTTCGCTACCGCCGAAGACGCTGAATCGATTGCCGATTTTCAGATCGCGATGGCCCTGGAAACGGAAAACAAAACTCTTTGCCCCGATGAAGTTCTCACGGCGGTAAAGTCTGTATTCGCCGACACGCAAAAGGGATTCTATTTGGTCGCCGATGTCGACAGTGAAGTCGTCGGAAGTCTGATGATCACTTACGAATGGTCAGACTGGCGGAACTGCAACATGTGGTACATCCAGTCCGTGTTCGTAAAACCAGCGAACCGCGGCAAAGGCCTGTTCAGCCAGATGTTTCACAAAGTGGTCGAGCTGGCGAAAAAGGAGAACGCAATGTACGTGCGGCTCTACGTTGAAACGGAAAACGAAAAAGCGCAGGCAGCGTACGAAAACCTGGGCATGAAACGAATGCCCTATTTCATGTACGACATGAAAGTCGAGTAG
- a CDS encoding signal peptidase II: MNSKTAIINDASNIDQQITPTDERLPASRFVLFFGLLIAGLAADLITKAWVFDNYFDPQIATEGVHGQYVAFWWIEGIFGVQPSTNPGALFGMGAGMSFYFAIFSLVALAGILGWLFVYRAAVDLWLTFALGLVSGGIIGNLYDRVGLGAKPSYPEHIRDNVRDWILFRLEGVPFFDPWPNFNIADSLLVVGAIMLFIHSLVLYKQELNEQASSQTTAEP, encoded by the coding sequence GTGAACTCGAAGACGGCAATTATTAACGACGCTTCGAACATCGATCAACAAATTACTCCGACGGACGAGCGACTTCCTGCAAGTCGCTTCGTCCTTTTTTTTGGGCTGTTGATAGCAGGACTTGCGGCTGACCTGATCACCAAAGCCTGGGTGTTCGACAACTATTTTGATCCTCAGATCGCAACGGAAGGCGTCCACGGCCAGTACGTGGCATTCTGGTGGATCGAAGGAATCTTCGGCGTCCAGCCTTCGACCAATCCAGGGGCTCTGTTTGGCATGGGTGCCGGCATGAGTTTTTACTTCGCGATCTTCTCGCTGGTTGCTTTGGCCGGCATTCTTGGCTGGCTGTTCGTGTATCGGGCAGCGGTCGATCTGTGGCTGACGTTCGCGCTTGGTCTGGTCTCCGGTGGCATTATCGGAAACCTGTACGACCGAGTTGGACTGGGAGCCAAACCGTCTTATCCGGAACACATTCGAGATAACGTCAGGGACTGGATTCTGTTTCGCCTGGAGGGCGTTCCGTTCTTTGATCCCTGGCCGAATTTTAATATCGCTGACAGTTTGCTGGTTGTTGGAGCGATCATGCTTTTCATTCACTCTCTTGTGCTTTACAAACAGGAGCTCAATGAACAGGCATCCTCTCAAACAACGGCAGAACCTTGA
- the dapB gene encoding 4-hydroxy-tetrahydrodipicolinate reductase, with the protein MSLKISISGAAGRMGQRLIACAAADEDLTVVDAIDRSEHPSVGSDAGLVAGSGESGVNIGSEYCGESEAVIDFSTPDGAKLAIEYCVANKCPLVMATTGLEENDIAAIKSAAETIPVVWAPSMSLAVNLMMKVTEFVGTALKDLDGGVDVEVIERHHRFKVDSPSGTALKFGQIVGDAMGLTHQQHGREGVIGQRPRNEIGYHAIRAGDDPGQHTILFGMLGEKIELHVAASNRDCYALGALAAAKFVAKKTAGLYNMFDVLGLSDGQV; encoded by the coding sequence ATGTCTTTAAAGATTTCCATTAGCGGCGCCGCCGGACGAATGGGGCAGCGACTGATCGCTTGCGCGGCTGCCGACGAGGACCTGACCGTTGTCGATGCAATTGACCGATCTGAGCATCCGTCTGTGGGATCCGATGCCGGACTGGTCGCCGGTTCTGGAGAATCCGGAGTCAATATCGGATCTGAGTACTGTGGCGAATCCGAAGCCGTGATCGATTTCTCAACGCCTGATGGAGCAAAGCTGGCAATCGAATATTGCGTGGCGAACAAATGTCCGTTGGTGATGGCCACGACGGGGTTGGAAGAAAATGACATCGCCGCGATCAAGTCTGCTGCTGAAACGATTCCAGTCGTTTGGGCCCCGAGTATGAGCCTGGCCGTAAACTTGATGATGAAAGTCACCGAGTTTGTTGGCACGGCATTGAAGGATCTGGACGGCGGCGTCGATGTCGAAGTCATCGAGCGTCACCACCGATTCAAAGTCGACTCTCCAAGTGGCACGGCGCTCAAGTTTGGCCAAATCGTTGGCGACGCAATGGGGTTGACTCACCAACAACATGGTCGCGAAGGAGTCATCGGGCAAAGACCTCGCAATGAGATCGGCTACCACGCGATTCGCGCAGGAGACGATCCCGGCCAGCACACGATCCTGTTCGGCATGTTGGGCGAGAAGATCGAATTACACGTCGCTGCATCGAACCGCGATTGCTATGCGCTCGGCGCTTTGGCTGCCGCGAAATTCGTCGCAAAAAAAACTGCCGGACTGTACAACATGTTCGACGTGCTGGGCCTGTCTGATGGCCAAGTGTGA
- the thiC gene encoding phosphomethylpyrimidine synthase ThiC — translation MNAPKQPTPEVNGKQRGDYTGQFTEEIDNAEEIRAIENDPTQFPNSTRIYVQGEIHPDIKVPLREIRLSDTEHPNGNVEKNDPIRVYDCAGPWGDPDFQGDVTKGLPAMRLQWILDRGDVEEYLGRDVKPEDNGYLSKAHAEKYNSLKDGKNRLKEYPGLKRKPLRAKSSQDKGADWHPVTQKWYADQGIITPEMEYIAIRENLGRKEEFETIADRYPNLKDLPPEASDRIRQLCTTPEGYEMPRPSEINPDKQVPRNRMEHQHPGQTFGAMTPAFITAEFVRSEVARGRAIIPLNINHPECEPMIIGRNFLVKINANIGNSAVTSTIDEEVEKMRWATKWGADTVMDLSTGKNIHATREWIVRNSPVPIGTVPIYQALEKTGGRIEALTWELFRDTLIEQAEQGVDYFTIHAAVLRAFVPHTANRMTGIVSRGGSILAKWCIHHEKENFLYEHWDEICDICAAYDVSFSIGDGLRPGSIADANDYAQLAELEVQGDLTKRAWAKGCQVMNEGPGHVPMHLIQENMQKQIEWCHEAPFYTLGPLTTDIAPGYDHFTSGIGAAQIGWYGCAMLCYVTPKEHLGLPNRDDVREGVITYKIAAHAADLAKGHPAAQIRDNAISKARFEFRWRDQFALGLDPARAIEYHDETLPAEGAKTAHFCSMCGPTFCSMKISEDIRQLANEESGQSSLVSLNGSEKE, via the coding sequence ATGAACGCACCCAAGCAACCGACTCCAGAAGTTAACGGAAAGCAACGCGGCGACTATACAGGCCAGTTCACCGAAGAGATCGACAACGCGGAAGAGATTCGAGCGATCGAGAACGATCCGACTCAGTTCCCGAACTCGACTCGAATCTATGTTCAGGGCGAGATTCATCCTGACATAAAAGTTCCCTTGCGAGAGATTCGACTCTCGGACACGGAGCATCCCAACGGCAACGTTGAGAAAAACGATCCAATCCGAGTCTACGACTGCGCGGGGCCGTGGGGCGATCCGGACTTTCAGGGCGACGTGACCAAAGGTTTGCCGGCGATGCGGCTTCAATGGATCCTCGATCGCGGCGACGTCGAAGAATACTTGGGTCGCGACGTGAAGCCGGAAGACAACGGCTATCTCTCCAAAGCGCACGCTGAAAAATACAACTCGCTCAAAGATGGAAAGAACAGGCTCAAGGAATATCCTGGATTGAAGCGAAAACCTTTGCGTGCCAAGTCAAGCCAGGACAAAGGTGCCGATTGGCATCCAGTCACGCAAAAATGGTATGCCGATCAGGGAATCATTACGCCCGAAATGGAATACATTGCGATCCGCGAAAACCTCGGACGAAAAGAAGAATTCGAGACCATTGCAGACAGGTATCCGAACCTTAAAGATCTGCCACCGGAGGCGTCTGATCGCATTCGTCAGCTTTGCACGACTCCTGAAGGTTACGAAATGCCTCGGCCGTCGGAGATCAATCCTGACAAACAGGTGCCTCGAAACCGCATGGAGCACCAGCATCCCGGTCAGACGTTTGGAGCGATGACTCCTGCTTTCATTACGGCAGAATTTGTGCGTTCAGAAGTAGCTCGCGGCCGCGCGATCATTCCGCTGAACATTAATCATCCGGAATGCGAGCCGATGATTATCGGGCGGAACTTTCTTGTAAAGATCAACGCCAATATTGGGAACTCGGCGGTAACTTCGACCATTGATGAAGAAGTCGAAAAGATGCGTTGGGCCACCAAGTGGGGTGCCGACACCGTGATGGATCTTTCTACTGGCAAGAACATTCACGCGACCCGAGAATGGATCGTCCGCAACAGCCCTGTGCCAATTGGAACCGTCCCGATCTATCAAGCGTTGGAAAAAACCGGCGGACGGATCGAAGCGCTGACATGGGAACTGTTCCGCGATACGCTGATCGAACAGGCGGAACAAGGCGTAGATTATTTTACAATTCACGCTGCCGTTTTGAGAGCATTCGTTCCTCACACGGCGAACCGGATGACCGGCATCGTTTCTCGCGGCGGTTCGATTTTGGCAAAGTGGTGCATTCATCACGAGAAAGAAAACTTTCTCTACGAGCACTGGGACGAGATCTGCGATATTTGCGCAGCTTACGACGTCAGCTTTTCAATCGGCGATGGCTTGCGTCCAGGCTCGATTGCCGACGCGAACGATTACGCTCAGTTGGCCGAACTCGAAGTCCAGGGCGATCTAACCAAACGGGCTTGGGCGAAAGGTTGCCAAGTCATGAATGAAGGGCCGGGCCACGTGCCGATGCACCTTATTCAGGAGAACATGCAGAAGCAAATCGAGTGGTGTCACGAAGCACCGTTCTACACGCTTGGTCCGCTAACGACGGATATTGCTCCAGGCTACGATCACTTCACGTCAGGAATCGGCGCGGCTCAAATTGGATGGTACGGCTGTGCGATGCTTTGCTATGTCACGCCAAAGGAGCATCTGGGACTTCCCAATCGTGACGACGTTCGAGAAGGCGTTATCACTTACAAGATCGCGGCTCACGCGGCAGACCTCGCCAAGGGACATCCGGCGGCGCAGATTCGCGACAACGCAATTTCCAAAGCCCGTTTCGAGTTTCGGTGGCGTGATCAGTTTGCTCTCGGACTCGATCCAGCCCGAGCGATCGAATACCACGATGAAACGCTTCCAGCTGAAGGTGCCAAAACCGCACACTTTTGTTCCATGTGTGGCCCGACGTTCTGTAGCATGAAAATCTCCGAGGACATTCGCCAGTTGGCGAACGAAGAGTCGGGGCAAAGCAGTCTCGTGTCGCTCAATGGATCTGAGAAAGAATGA
- a CDS encoding DUF952 domain-containing protein has protein sequence MHIFKIIHREQWAAAEAEGTFAGAAIDLQDGYIHFSTAEQAAETAAKHFAGEADLLLVAVNPETLGDSLKWEPSRGGALFPHLYASLNPKNVDWVKDLPLGDNGVHQFPEST, from the coding sequence ATGCACATTTTTAAAATAATTCATCGTGAACAATGGGCCGCAGCGGAAGCCGAAGGGACTTTTGCCGGTGCCGCTATCGATCTTCAGGACGGCTACATTCATTTTTCAACGGCCGAACAAGCTGCCGAAACCGCGGCTAAACATTTTGCAGGCGAAGCTGACTTATTGCTGGTCGCCGTGAATCCGGAGACGCTAGGCGATTCGTTAAAATGGGAACCGTCGCGCGGCGGAGCACTTTTCCCGCACCTCTACGCGTCGCTCAACCCCAAAAATGTCGACTGGGTCAAAGACCTGCCGCTTGGTGACAACGGCGTGCATCAATTTCCTGAATCTACCTGA